The following nucleotide sequence is from Penicillium digitatum chromosome 5, complete sequence.
TCTTTAACAAGGACTTCCCGGTTGGGTCCTTCGACAGCGCGGACTTTATCGGGGTTATTGGTAAGCAGACGAATTCCTTCTGGAATAGCATCCACGCCACAGCCAAGATCTTCCAATATAGCCGTTGCCAATCCATAGCTTCGAGCGTCAGCCGGATGGCGGAGCAAAAGGTTTGCCTCAACGGTGTCCGACCCGAGATCCTGGAGATTGTATGCCTTCAACTTCTCGCCAAGACCGATTCCGCGACCCTCCTGACGCAGATAAACGATAACACCGCCTGTCGATTGTGACGAGAGAGATTGAACCTCTGGCGGCGCATGAGAGGCAAGATCTTCAACGGGGAACGACATCAAGCGCGCCGCCTCATCCAGCTGCTCGCCGCAATCGCACCGCGCCGACCACGCCGTTTCTCCCGTATAGCACTCTGAATGAATTCGCACCAACGGCGGCTCGATCTGCTTCGGTGTCGAGGCTGACCCGGCCAGGTCGTCATCATACCGGCTGCTCACTCGGCCCGGGTGTAATTTCCCAACGTAAGCGCCGCGGATCATTCGGTCCATTTCGGTCTCCCCTGGCCGGACGCTGTCCAGACTCCGGCTGCGAATACTGTTTCCAAATACAATAGCCAAATGCTCCTTTCCATCTAAATCATTGTGGTAAAGGTGCAAGAACATTTCCGCTCCATTGGTTGTAGGGATTCGCGCCCGCACAATACATTCCACTGCGGGGAGCTGCTCGAGTAATTTGGGGGCTTTAGCGCCCTGGCTTTTATGGTGGATATCTGCTGCCTGGGTGTGGTGAAGGACTGCTGTGGGCCTTAAATCCAATTTCAATGTACCACCGGGGGTTGCAGGTGGGGTGAATGCGGGTGACAGCAATGAATCCGGTAGGGCCGGAGTGTGTTCACCTGCTGCGAATCCCTCCACACTCAAATCATCCGATTGTCCATCTGATCTGCTCAGGAGTGTACGCGGGGCAAGTTTTGGTGAGGCGTGGGCCGGTAGGTCGGTCATTGCGACGGCGGAGAGGCGGGGTATTCGGGGTGTGTGACGCGTGAGGCTCGCTGCAGAAGCTCTAGTATGCAGGGGGTAGGGATTGAATAGCGTAGACACATCAATGTGGCAGAAACACAAAACGAAGTCTGATCAATCGAAAGTTTTACTTGCGAAGTAGACTATGCCCTGACTGTCCTCCCTAGGcatgaggagaagaaggctgAGTCATCTCATGTAACGGCTTACTCTAGCACATTCCTTTGGGCCTTGCCCAGGTGGCCCACCCAGGGCAGGAGAATTGTTTAGTCAACACTTGGTAAGTTTGGAATCCTGACTTGATCTAGAATTACACTATTTGGTGAAATGCTTTGCTTTTTGTTGTCGAAGAGTCAACTCATCGAATGTTGTTCTACCTTCGACTATATCATTCGAGCATCTTGGAGCCGACATCGGGGCGGGAAACGATCAACCTTTGCGGCAATTCATCACGCCACCAGAATTTAAGTGGGATATCAGCAACGTGGGCACGTCCATCATCAATGCTCTGACTTTTTTTCCAAGGCACTGAAACAGTGTCTTAGGTCAAAGTTGTACGCGCTatacggagtgctccgtacttcgtCGAAAATTACGTGACAAAAAATTTGGCTGCGGCGACTCAACAAGGGGGCGATCAGCCTCATCTCGGTCCG
It contains:
- a CDS encoding GTP cyclohydrolase-2; protein product: MTDLPAHASPKLAPRTLLSRSDGQSDDLSVEGFAAGEHTPALPDSLLSPAFTPPATPGGTLKLDLRPTAVLHHTQAADIHHKSQGAKAPKLLEQLPAVECIVRARIPTTNGAEMFLHLYHNDLDGKEHLAIVFGNSIRSRSLDSVRPGETEMDRMIRGAYVGKLHPGRVSSRYDDDLAGSASTPKQIEPPLVRIHSECYTGETAWSARCDCGEQLDEAARLMSFPVEDLASHAPPEVQSLSSQSTGGVIVYLRQEGRGIGLGEKLKAYNLQDLGSDTVEANLLLRHPADARSYGLATAILEDLGCGVDAIPEGIRLLTNNPDKVRAVEGPNREVLVKERVPMIPLAWRTGGQKGIKSSEIEGYLQTKISKMGHMIQ